Below is a window of Callithrix jacchus isolate 240 chromosome 15, calJac240_pri, whole genome shotgun sequence DNA.
TAGGTTAAAATCAGGGTGATCGTGGTATCTGCCTGGCTGAATTGAGGCAAATTACGTAACTACTTTGACCCTGTTTCTCATATGTAAAAGTGGtgatgataaaatataaattgccaTCTCATGGTTCTTGTGAGGATTGAACGAGATAACACGAGAACTTAGATGGAAGCCTAGCGCGTAGTAATCGCctgataaatgttagctgttatagTGGTCATTGTTACTAAATGAGACAATGAATGAACTGTGCCAGGTAGTAAAGGTGCAGTAAGTGAGAACCGTGATTATTATTTGGTCCACAGTGATTGTCCTTTAATTTCTACTGTCCATGGACACTGGTATCTTTCTTTCGTCTCTTAGTTTTAAGCTAAGAAAATGATCTGCCAGTTTCAGCTCATCTTTGTTGGAATAGACCTTTTCATTTGAGGCTCCCTCACATGGTGTTAGCCTGGAGAATGGGCTGCTTTGGGAAAGGAATGAGAATACCCTCCACTGTGGAGGCAGATGGGGATGTGTGGGGTCACAGAGCATATACCAGCATTAAGTCTGCCCCAATAGTGGGACTCATAGGTGAAGCTATCTACCTTAGAAAGTAGGACTGTGACAGTGCCCTCACTGCTCAGTAGCATACTTGTATTGGTCCTAACTAGCAAAATACAGGTTCCATTGTCGATGCTTTCTCTGGTGCCCTTTGGTGCCACTTTGCTTCTTACATGTTCTATTCCTTTTTGTCTCCATTGTTTCAAAGGGTAAAATAGAAACTAAAGCCATTTATAAAAGAGACTgtcagctgggaatggtggctcatgcctctaatcccagcacttttggaggtcgaggtgggcagatcatttgagatcaggagttcaagaccagcctggcaaacatggtgaaatccagaatctactaaaaatataaaattaacaaggagtggtggtgtacacctatagtcccagctactcaggaggttgaggcaggagaattgcttgaccctgggaggtggaggttgcagtgagctgagatcgtgccactgcactccagcctgggccacagagaagactctgtctcaaaataaaataaaataaaataaaaaataaagaggctgTCTGTTACCATCATAGGTAATGTTAGCTGCTGCAGCATTTAAAGTGCGTGTTGACGTTCAGTGTTACTATCTCAGCATGTTACCATGATATCAatttgtcttctcttatttcaccTATGTAGCTGCCCTATTGGAAATTCTTGAATTGGGAATTTTGAGATTTCTACATTATGAGTAATTTTTCAGTTGACCTTTTAAGATTTACACTTTTTAAATGAGGGCAGAGGGATTTAAGATATCatactaaaaagaagaaagaagtcaTATTAAAAAAAGAGCTGAAGAGCCTCAGTTGAGGTATTGAGAGTGCTAGAATTAGAATTCAGTAGGTTAGCACACGGTTCTTTAGGAAGTTATTGTACATACTGACATtcacaggtatttttaaatttttgtttttaatattctagctgaagaaataaaaaagctacgGAAACAACTCGAAGAAATCCAGAAAGAAAATGGCCGATATATTGAATTACTGAAAGCTAATGACATATGCTTATATGATGACCCCACAATTCACTGGAAAGGAaatcttaaaaactcaaaggtcTCTGTTGTTATTCCTAGTGACCAGGttcaaaaaaatattattgtttattCCAACGGGAATCAGCCTGGTGGAAACAGCCAGGGAATCGCTGTTCAGGGGGTAACTTTTAATGTTGGTCCTAATTTACAAAAGCAGACCGCTAGTGTGGTGCCAGTACCGAGGACTTGCAATCTGGTGACTCCTGCGTCTATTTCCGGAGTTTACCCTTCTGAAAACAAGCCATGGCATCAGACCACAGTTCCTGCATTGGCCACCAACCAGCCTGTTCCTCTGTGTCTTCCTGCTACCATTTCTGCTCAAAGTATTCTCGAGCTTCCCACCTCTGAAAGCGAATCAAGTGTGCTTGGTGCCACTGGTGGCTCCCTGATTGCCGTTTCCGTTGGACCTGAGCCTCACCAACATCGTTCTTTGCACACATGTCTAAATGATCAAAGTTCTTCTGAAAATAAGAATGGACAGGAGAACCCCAAGTTATTGAAGAAAATGTCCCCCTGTACTACAAACATCCCCCTCAGCTCCTCAGCAACTGCCACTGAGGTGCACCATGGAAGCAAGTCCTGCTTGAGCACACAGGACTTCAGAGGTGATGTTCAGAACACTGTTGTTGTCTCAGTTACCACCACAGTCTGCGCCCAGCCTCCCAGAACTGCAGGTGAGTCTTCTCCGGTGAGCATCAGCAAGAGTGCAGACTCAACAAGCACAGCTACAGTGGTGGCTTCATCTGCCCCTGCAGTAGGGAAGGCCACCGTTCCTGTAAGCACTCTTTCAGGAAACCCTTTGGACAATGGTTGGACTCTTTCTTGTTCTTTGCCTTCTTCAAGCGTTAGTGTTTCAGATTTGAAAAACATTAATAGCCTTACCCGCATTTCTTCAGCTGGAAACACACAGACAACGTGGACTACTTTGCAACTGGCAGGAAACACTATTCATCCCTTAAGCCAGACACCGTCTTCTGCTGTGACTCCAGCATTGAGTGAGTCTGGTACTAGCCCCACCACAAGCAACCACAGTAGACACATGGCTACAGGCATCAACTTGAATAATTCCTTTCCAGCAGATGGGCAGCCCGTTGAGCAGGTAGTTGTAACATTGCCTTCTTGTCCGTCTTTACCTATGCAGCCACTAATTGCTCCGCCACAAGTTAAATCTCAGCCGCCCAAAAATATCCTTCCACTGAATTCAGCAATGCAAGTGATTCAGATGGCTCAGCCAGTTGGGTCGGCTGTTAATGCAGGCCCAACTAATCAAAATGTTATAATTCTTCAACCAGCCAGCACCACCGCATGCCCAACAGTGATGAGGGCAGAAGTTCCCAGCCAAACAGTAGGTCAACAGATAGTGATCATACAGGCAGCCAATCAGAACCCTTtgcctctcctctctgctccacctcctggttcTGTTCGACTCCCTATCAATGGAGCCAATGCTGTAATAGGGTCTAATAATTCAGTGCAAAACGTTTCAACACCACAGACTTTTGGAGGAAAGCATCTTGTCCACATATTACCAAGACCTTCATCTTTATCAGTGTCTAACTCAACACAAACGTTTTCTGTTACGATGTCAAGCCAACAGCCTCAAACCATTTCTTTAAATGGACAGCTCTTTGCTTTGCAGCCTGTCCTGTCTTCGTCAGGAACTACAAATCAAACGCCTATGCAGATTATTCAGCCCACCACCAGCGAAGATCCAAATACCAATGTTGCCCTGAATACGTTTGGTGCTTTGGCCAGCCTCAATCAGAGCATATCACAGATGGCTGGGCAAAGCTGTGTGCAACTGTCTATGAGCCAGCCTGCCAACACTCAAACTGCTGCAAATAGTCAAACCACTCCTAACTGTGTTTCATTAGCAACAACTGCAGCACCTCCGGTAGCAACAGATAGTTCAGCCACACTCGCCAGTACTTACAATCTAGTGACTCCTTCCTCTGTGAACACTGTTGCCGGTTTGCCTCCTAACGTGAAGTCAAAAAGGCTGACTAAGAAGCCAGGTGCCAAGAAACACTTAGCTGCAAACAAGTCTGCGTGTTCCCTGAATCCAGTTAGAGATGTGAACAAGTTAGACTGTCCCAACACTGAAGGCTCAGCAGAGCCCCCCTGTAATGATGGACTGCTGGAAAGCCTCCCTGCTGTATTACCATCTGTCTCTGTGTCCCAGGCAAATAGTGTGAGTGTTTCTGCTTCACATTCTTTGGGTGCTGTGAGTTCTGAATCATTAATACCTGGGTCTGCATCCAAATCTAAGTCAGCAGAAAAGTCCAGCTCACCCTCTCAAGAATCTGTAACAAGTGAACATTTTGCAGTGGCCCCAGCAAAATCCAAAGATTCTACCCCTAATCTGCAACAAGAGATGTCTCAGGGTAAACCACCCAGTAGTTCAGCATCATCAGATGCTGCCAAACCCTGCACTTCAGCCAATGTGTTGATTCCATCTCCAAGTGATCCTCACATTTTGGTTTCTCAGGTTTCTGGTTTACCATCTACCACAAGCACTACAAGTACGGACTGTGTTTCTGAGGTAGAAATCATTGCTGAACCTTGCAGAGTTGAGCAAGACGCATCAGATACCATGCAAACCGCGGGTCTCTTAAAGGGGCAAGGTCTAACTACATTGCTCTCTGATCTTGCTAAAAAAAAAGACCCTCAGAAATCCTCTCTTTCTGATCAGATGGATCATCCTGACTTTTCTTCAGAAAATCCTAAATTAGTTGATTCAAGTGTGAATTTACAACCCAAACAGGAACTCTTATTGATGAACAATGATGAGAGAGATCCTCCACAGCATCATCCCTGCCTCCCTGATCAGGAGGTTATTCATGGTTCTTTGATCACCAGTAGGCAGGCTGACTCTCCCATGTCAACCAGCTCTGGCAGTAGTCGCAGTTTCTCAGTTGCATCCATGCTTCCTGAAACAACGAGAGAAGATGTGACCAGCAATGCAACAACTAACACATGTGACAGCTGTACCTTTGTGGAGCAAACTGATATAGTAGCTCTTGCAGCGAGAGCCATTTTTGACCAGGAAAACCTTGAAAAGGGAAGAGTTGGCCTCCAGGCTGATATAAGGGAAGTTGCTTCAAAGCCTTCTGAAGCATCCTCGTTAGAGGGAGACCCACCTTTCAAATCACAGATACCTAAAGAAAATGGCACAGGACAGGCAGAAGCAACACCGAATGAATTTAATTCTCAGGATTCAATTGAAGCAACTATGGAGAGGCCCCTTGAAAAACCAAGTTGTTCTCTGGGAATTAAAACATCAAATGCATCTCTACAGGCTTCGAACCCTCAGCCACCAAGCATCACCAGTTTGAGTGTGAATAATCTTATCCATCAGAGCAGCGTCAGCCATCCTCTGGTCAGCTGTGCAGGGCTATCTCCAGCTTCGGAGCCAACAACTGTGCCCGCAACGGTTAATCTGACCATTTCATCTAGCTCCTACGGCAGTCAACCTCCTGGACCATCTCTGATAACCGAATATTCCCAAGAACAGCTCAATACTATGACTAGTACCATACCAAATTCACAGATTCAAGAGCCACTCTTAAAGCCAAGTCATGAAAGCCGGAAGGATTCTGCTAAGCGTGCTGTCCAAGATGACCTTTTACTGTCCTCGGCTAAACGTCAAAAGCATTGTCAGCCAGCCTCCCTCAGGCTTGAAAGTATGTCCCTGATGAGCAGAACTCCAGACACCATTTCTGATCAAACTCAAATGATGGTCAGTCAGCTCCCTCCCAACTCTTCAAACTCGGTGGTGCCTGTTAGCAACCCAGCACATGGAGATGGCCTCACACGATTATTTCCACCTGCTAACAACTTTGTGGCTCCTGCACTGAGGCAAAGTGAAGTTCAGTGTGGCTCTCAGCCTTCAGTTGCTGAGCAGCAGCAAACCCAAGCAAGTCAACATCTACAGGCCCTGCAGCAGCACGTTCCAGCTCAAGGGGTACCTCACCTTCACAGTAACCATCTTTacataaagcagcagcagcagcagcagcagcaagcgGGGCAGTTAAGAGAAAGGCATCACTTATATCCAATGCAGCATCATGTACCTCATGCAGAGAGCTCTGTGCACTCTCAGCCCCATAATGTCCACCAGCAGAGGACTCTGCAGCAGGAAGTGCAGATGCAGAAAAAGAGGAATCTTGTTCAGGGCACCCAGGCCTCTCAGCTTTCTTTACAAGCGAAGCACCATGGGACTGACCAGTCCCGATCCAAGAGTGGCCAGCCACATCCCCACCATCAGCAGCTGCAGCAACAAATGCAGCAACACTTTGGAAGCTCCCAGACAGAGAAGAGCTGTGAAAACCCTTCAGCTACCCGAAACCATCACAACCGTCCCCAGAACCATCTCAATCAAGATATTATGCACCAACAGCAGGAGGTTGGAAGCAGACAGCAGGGTTCCGGGGTTTCATCTGAACATGTATCTGGGCATAATCCAATGCAGAGGCTTTTGACATCAAGAGGCTTAGAGCAGCAAATGGTGTCCCAACCAA
It encodes the following:
- the USF3 gene encoding basic helix-loop-helix domain-containing protein USF3 isoform X3, producing MRRLQKSSTERKTGRHTMQSKNMILDQAFKYITELKRQNDELLLNGGNNEQAEEIKKLRKQLEEIQKENGRYIELLKANDICLYDDPTIHWKGNLKNSKVSVVIPSDQVQKNIIVYSNGNQPGGNSQGIAVQGVTFNVGPNLQKQTASVVPVPRTCNLVTPASISGVYPSENKPWHQTTVPALATNQPVPLCLPATISAQSILELPTSESESSVLGATGGSLIAVSVGPEPHQHRSLHTCLNDQSSSENKNGQENPKLLKKMSPCTTNIPLSSSATATEVHHGSKSCLSTQDFRGDVQNTVVVSVTTTVCAQPPRTAGESSPVSISKSADSTSTATVVASSAPAVGKATVPVSTLSGNPLDNGWTLSCSLPSSSVSVSDLKNINSLTRISSAGNTQTTWTTLQLAGNTIHPLSQTPSSAVTPALSESGTSPTTSNHSRHMATGINLNNSFPADGQPVEQVVVTLPSCPSLPMQPLIAPPQVKSQPPKNILPLNSAMQVIQMAQPVGSAVNAGPTNQNVIILQPASTTACPTVMRAEVPSQTVGQQIVIIQAANQNPLPLLSAPPPGSVRLPINGANAVIGSNNSVQNVSTPQTFGGKHLVHILPRPSSLSVSNSTQTFSVTMSSQQPQTISLNGQLFALQPVLSSSGTTNQTPMQIIQPTTSEDPNTNVALNTFGALASLNQSISQMAGQSCVQLSMSQPANTQTAANSQTTPNCVSLATTAAPPVATDSSATLASTYNLVTPSSVNTVAGLPPNVKSKRLTKKPGAKKHLAANKSACSLNPVRDVNKLDCPNTEGSAEPPCNDGLLESLPAVLPSVSVSQANSVSVSASHSLGAVSSESLIPGSASKSKSAEKSSSPSQESVTSEHFAVAPAKSKDSTPNLQQEMSQGKPPSSSASSDAAKPCTSANVLIPSPSDPHILVSQVSGLPSTTSTTSTDCVSEVEIIAEPCRVEQDASDTMQTAGLLKGQGLTTLLSDLAKKKDPQKSSLSDQMDHPDFSSENPKLVDSSVNLQPKQELLLMNNDERDPPQHHPCLPDQEVIHGSLITSRQADSPMSTSSGSSRSFSVASMLPETTREDVTSNATTNTCDSCTFVEQTDIVALAARAIFDQENLEKGRVGLQADIREVASKPSEASSLEGDPPFKSQIPKENGTGQAEATPNEFNSQDSIEATMERPLEKPSCSLGIKTSNASLQASNPQPPSITSLSVNNLIHQSSVSHPLVSCAGLSPASEPTTVPATVNLTISSSSYGSQPPGPSLITEYSQEQLNTMTSTIPNSQIQEPLLKPSHESRKDSAKRAVQDDLLLSSAKRQKHCQPASLRLESMSLMSRTPDTISDQTQMMVSQLPPNSSNSVVPVSNPAHGDGLTRLFPPANNFVAPALRQSEVQCGSQPSVAEQQQTQASQHLQALQQHVPAQGVPHLHSNHLYIKQQQQQQQQAGQLRERHHLYPMQHHVPHAESSVHSQPHNVHQQRTLQQEVQMQKKRNLVQGTQASQLSLQAKHHGTDQSRSKSGQPHPHHQQLQQQMQQHFGSSQTEKSCENPSATRNHHNRPQNHLNQDIMHQQQEVGSRQQGSGVSSEHVSGHNPMQRLLTSRGLEQQMVSQPSIVTRSSDMTCTPHRPERNRVSSYSAEALIGKTSSNSEQRMGISIQGSRVSDQLEMRSYLDVPRNKSLAIHNMQGRVDHAVASDIRLSDCQTFKTSGASQQPQSNFEVQSSRNNEIGNPVSSLRSMQSQAFRISQNTGPPPTDRQKRLPYPPVQTIPTGNGIPSRDSENACHQSFMQSLLAPHLSDQVIGSQRSLSEHQRNTQCGPSSAIEYNCPPTHENVHIRRESESQNRESCDMSLGAINTRNSTLNIPFSSSSSSGDIQGRNTSPNVSVQKSNPMRITDSQATKGHMNPPVTTNMHGVARPALPPPSVSHGNADQGPPVRQANSSVPQRSRHPLQDSSGSKIRQPERNRSGNQRQSNVFDPSLPHLPLPAGGSMILGRQQPAAEKRGSIVRFMPDSSQVPNDNPGPDQHTLSQNFGFSFIPEGGMNPPINANASFIPQVTQPSATRTPALIPVDPQNTLPSFYPPYSPAHPTLSNDISIPYFSNQMFSNPSTEKVNSGSLNNRFGSILSPPRPVGFAQPSFPLLPDMPPMHMTNSHLSNFNMTSLFPEIATALPDGSAMSPLLTIANSSASDSSKQSSNRPAHNISHILGHDCSSAV
- the USF3 gene encoding basic helix-loop-helix domain-containing protein USF3 isoform X4, encoding MILDQAFKYITELKRQNDELLLNGGNNEQAEEIKKLRKQLEEIQKENGRYIELLKANDICLYDDPTIHWKGNLKNSKVSVVIPSDQVQKNIIVYSNGNQPGGNSQGIAVQGVTFNVGPNLQKQTASVVPVPRTCNLVTPASISGVYPSENKPWHQTTVPALATNQPVPLCLPATISAQSILELPTSESESSVLGATGGSLIAVSVGPEPHQHRSLHTCLNDQSSSENKNGQENPKLLKKMSPCTTNIPLSSSATATEVHHGSKSCLSTQDFRGDVQNTVVVSVTTTVCAQPPRTAGESSPVSISKSADSTSTATVVASSAPAVGKATVPVSTLSGNPLDNGWTLSCSLPSSSVSVSDLKNINSLTRISSAGNTQTTWTTLQLAGNTIHPLSQTPSSAVTPALSESGTSPTTSNHSRHMATGINLNNSFPADGQPVEQVVVTLPSCPSLPMQPLIAPPQVKSQPPKNILPLNSAMQVIQMAQPVGSAVNAGPTNQNVIILQPASTTACPTVMRAEVPSQTVGQQIVIIQAANQNPLPLLSAPPPGSVRLPINGANAVIGSNNSVQNVSTPQTFGGKHLVHILPRPSSLSVSNSTQTFSVTMSSQQPQTISLNGQLFALQPVLSSSGTTNQTPMQIIQPTTSEDPNTNVALNTFGALASLNQSISQMAGQSCVQLSMSQPANTQTAANSQTTPNCVSLATTAAPPVATDSSATLASTYNLVTPSSVNTVAGLPPNVKSKRLTKKPGAKKHLAANKSACSLNPVRDVNKLDCPNTEGSAEPPCNDGLLESLPAVLPSVSVSQANSVSVSASHSLGAVSSESLIPGSASKSKSAEKSSSPSQESVTSEHFAVAPAKSKDSTPNLQQEMSQGKPPSSSASSDAAKPCTSANVLIPSPSDPHILVSQVSGLPSTTSTTSTDCVSEVEIIAEPCRVEQDASDTMQTAGLLKGQGLTTLLSDLAKKKDPQKSSLSDQMDHPDFSSENPKLVDSSVNLQPKQELLLMNNDERDPPQHHPCLPDQEVIHGSLITSRQADSPMSTSSGSSRSFSVASMLPETTREDVTSNATTNTCDSCTFVEQTDIVALAARAIFDQENLEKGRVGLQADIREVASKPSEASSLEGDPPFKSQIPKENGTGQAEATPNEFNSQDSIEATMERPLEKPSCSLGIKTSNASLQASNPQPPSITSLSVNNLIHQSSVSHPLVSCAGLSPASEPTTVPATVNLTISSSSYGSQPPGPSLITEYSQEQLNTMTSTIPNSQIQEPLLKPSHESRKDSAKRAVQDDLLLSSAKRQKHCQPASLRLESMSLMSRTPDTISDQTQMMVSQLPPNSSNSVVPVSNPAHGDGLTRLFPPANNFVAPALRQSEVQCGSQPSVAEQQQTQASQHLQALQQHVPAQGVPHLHSNHLYIKQQQQQQQQAGQLRERHHLYPMQHHVPHAESSVHSQPHNVHQQRTLQQEVQMQKKRNLVQGTQASQLSLQAKHHGTDQSRSKSGQPHPHHQQLQQQMQQHFGSSQTEKSCENPSATRNHHNRPQNHLNQDIMHQQQEVGSRQQGSGVSSEHVSGHNPMQRLLTSRGLEQQMVSQPSIVTRSSDMTCTPHRPERNRVSSYSAEALIGKTSSNSEQRMGISIQGSRVSDQLEMRSYLDVPRNKSLAIHNMQGRVDHAVASDIRLSDCQTFKTSGASQQPQSNFEVQSSRNNEIGNPVSSLRSMQSQAFRISQNTGPPPTDRQKRLPYPPVQTIPTGNGIPSRDSENACHQSFMQSLLAPHLSDQVIGSQRSLSEHQRNTQCGPSSAIEYNCPPTHENVHIRRESESQNRESCDMSLGAINTRNSTLNIPFSSSSSSGDIQGRNTSPNVSVQKSNPMRITDSQATKGHMNPPVTTNMHGVARPALPPPSVSHGNADQGPPVRQANSSVPQRSRHPLQDSSGSKIRQPERNRSGNQRQSNVFDPSLPHLPLPAGGSMILGRQQPAAEKRGSIVRFMPDSSQVPNDNPGPDQHTLSQNFGFSFIPEGGMNPPINANASFIPQVTQPSATRTPALIPVDPQNTLPSFYPPYSPAHPTLSNDISIPYFSNQMFSNPSTEKVNSGSLNNRFGSILSPPRPVGFAQPSFPLLPDMPPMHMTNSHLSNFNMTSLFPEIATALPDGSAMSPLLTIANSSASDSSKQSSNRPAHNISHILGHDCSSAV
- the USF3 gene encoding basic helix-loop-helix domain-containing protein USF3 isoform X2, encoding MRRLQKSSTVERHRKKKINAGINRIGELIPCSPALKQSKNMILDQAFKYITELKRQNDELLLNGGNNEQAEEIKKLRKQLEEIQKENGRYIELLKANDICLYDDPTIHWKGNLKNSKVSVVIPSDQVQKNIIVYSNGNQPGGNSQGIAVQGVTFNVGPNLQKQTASVVPVPRTCNLVTPASISGVYPSENKPWHQTTVPALATNQPVPLCLPATISAQSILELPTSESESSVLGATGGSLIAVSVGPEPHQHRSLHTCLNDQSSSENKNGQENPKLLKKMSPCTTNIPLSSSATATEVHHGSKSCLSTQDFRGDVQNTVVVSVTTTVCAQPPRTAGESSPVSISKSADSTSTATVVASSAPAVGKATVPVSTLSGNPLDNGWTLSCSLPSSSVSVSDLKNINSLTRISSAGNTQTTWTTLQLAGNTIHPLSQTPSSAVTPALSESGTSPTTSNHSRHMATGINLNNSFPADGQPVEQVVVTLPSCPSLPMQPLIAPPQVKSQPPKNILPLNSAMQVIQMAQPVGSAVNAGPTNQNVIILQPASTTACPTVMRAEVPSQTVGQQIVIIQAANQNPLPLLSAPPPGSVRLPINGANAVIGSNNSVQNVSTPQTFGGKHLVHILPRPSSLSVSNSTQTFSVTMSSQQPQTISLNGQLFALQPVLSSSGTTNQTPMQIIQPTTSEDPNTNVALNTFGALASLNQSISQMAGQSCVQLSMSQPANTQTAANSQTTPNCVSLATTAAPPVATDSSATLASTYNLVTPSSVNTVAGLPPNVKSKRLTKKPGAKKHLAANKSACSLNPVRDVNKLDCPNTEGSAEPPCNDGLLESLPAVLPSVSVSQANSVSVSASHSLGAVSSESLIPGSASKSKSAEKSSSPSQESVTSEHFAVAPAKSKDSTPNLQQEMSQGKPPSSSASSDAAKPCTSANVLIPSPSDPHILVSQVSGLPSTTSTTSTDCVSEVEIIAEPCRVEQDASDTMQTAGLLKGQGLTTLLSDLAKKKDPQKSSLSDQMDHPDFSSENPKLVDSSVNLQPKQELLLMNNDERDPPQHHPCLPDQEVIHGSLITSRQADSPMSTSSGSSRSFSVASMLPETTREDVTSNATTNTCDSCTFVEQTDIVALAARAIFDQENLEKGRVGLQADIREVASKPSEASSLEGDPPFKSQIPKENGTGQAEATPNEFNSQDSIEATMERPLEKPSCSLGIKTSNASLQASNPQPPSITSLSVNNLIHQSSVSHPLVSCAGLSPASEPTTVPATVNLTISSSSYGSQPPGPSLITEYSQEQLNTMTSTIPNSQIQEPLLKPSHESRKDSAKRAVQDDLLLSSAKRQKHCQPASLRLESMSLMSRTPDTISDQTQMMVSQLPPNSSNSVVPVSNPAHGDGLTRLFPPANNFVAPALRQSEVQCGSQPSVAEQQQTQASQHLQALQQHVPAQGVPHLHSNHLYIKQQQQQQQQAGQLRERHHLYPMQHHVPHAESSVHSQPHNVHQQRTLQQEVQMQKKRNLVQGTQASQLSLQAKHHGTDQSRSKSGQPHPHHQQLQQQMQQHFGSSQTEKSCENPSATRNHHNRPQNHLNQDIMHQQQEVGSRQQGSGVSSEHVSGHNPMQRLLTSRGLEQQMVSQPSIVTRSSDMTCTPHRPERNRVSSYSAEALIGKTSSNSEQRMGISIQGSRVSDQLEMRSYLDVPRNKSLAIHNMQGRVDHAVASDIRLSDCQTFKTSGASQQPQSNFEVQSSRNNEIGNPVSSLRSMQSQAFRISQNTGPPPTDRQKRLPYPPVQTIPTGNGIPSRDSENACHQSFMQSLLAPHLSDQVIGSQRSLSEHQRNTQCGPSSAIEYNCPPTHENVHIRRESESQNRESCDMSLGAINTRNSTLNIPFSSSSSSGDIQGRNTSPNVSVQKSNPMRITDSQATKGHMNPPVTTNMHGVARPALPPPSVSHGNADQGPPVRQANSSVPQRSRHPLQDSSGSKIRQPERNRSGNQRQSNVFDPSLPHLPLPAGGSMILGRQQPAAEKRGSIVRFMPDSSQVPNDNPGPDQHTLSQNFGFSFIPEGGMNPPINANASFIPQVTQPSATRTPALIPVDPQNTLPSFYPPYSPAHPTLSNDISIPYFSNQMFSNPSTEKVNSGSLNNRFGSILSPPRPVGFAQPSFPLLPDMPPMHMTNSHLSNFNMTSLFPEIATALPDGSAMSPLLTIANSSASDSSKQSSNRPAHNISHILGHDCSSAV
- the USF3 gene encoding basic helix-loop-helix domain-containing protein USF3 isoform X1, coding for MPEMTENETPTKKQHRKKNRETHNAVERHRKKKINAGINRIGELIPCSPALKQSKNMILDQAFKYITELKRQNDELLLNGGNNEQAEEIKKLRKQLEEIQKENGRYIELLKANDICLYDDPTIHWKGNLKNSKVSVVIPSDQVQKNIIVYSNGNQPGGNSQGIAVQGVTFNVGPNLQKQTASVVPVPRTCNLVTPASISGVYPSENKPWHQTTVPALATNQPVPLCLPATISAQSILELPTSESESSVLGATGGSLIAVSVGPEPHQHRSLHTCLNDQSSSENKNGQENPKLLKKMSPCTTNIPLSSSATATEVHHGSKSCLSTQDFRGDVQNTVVVSVTTTVCAQPPRTAGESSPVSISKSADSTSTATVVASSAPAVGKATVPVSTLSGNPLDNGWTLSCSLPSSSVSVSDLKNINSLTRISSAGNTQTTWTTLQLAGNTIHPLSQTPSSAVTPALSESGTSPTTSNHSRHMATGINLNNSFPADGQPVEQVVVTLPSCPSLPMQPLIAPPQVKSQPPKNILPLNSAMQVIQMAQPVGSAVNAGPTNQNVIILQPASTTACPTVMRAEVPSQTVGQQIVIIQAANQNPLPLLSAPPPGSVRLPINGANAVIGSNNSVQNVSTPQTFGGKHLVHILPRPSSLSVSNSTQTFSVTMSSQQPQTISLNGQLFALQPVLSSSGTTNQTPMQIIQPTTSEDPNTNVALNTFGALASLNQSISQMAGQSCVQLSMSQPANTQTAANSQTTPNCVSLATTAAPPVATDSSATLASTYNLVTPSSVNTVAGLPPNVKSKRLTKKPGAKKHLAANKSACSLNPVRDVNKLDCPNTEGSAEPPCNDGLLESLPAVLPSVSVSQANSVSVSASHSLGAVSSESLIPGSASKSKSAEKSSSPSQESVTSEHFAVAPAKSKDSTPNLQQEMSQGKPPSSSASSDAAKPCTSANVLIPSPSDPHILVSQVSGLPSTTSTTSTDCVSEVEIIAEPCRVEQDASDTMQTAGLLKGQGLTTLLSDLAKKKDPQKSSLSDQMDHPDFSSENPKLVDSSVNLQPKQELLLMNNDERDPPQHHPCLPDQEVIHGSLITSRQADSPMSTSSGSSRSFSVASMLPETTREDVTSNATTNTCDSCTFVEQTDIVALAARAIFDQENLEKGRVGLQADIREVASKPSEASSLEGDPPFKSQIPKENGTGQAEATPNEFNSQDSIEATMERPLEKPSCSLGIKTSNASLQASNPQPPSITSLSVNNLIHQSSVSHPLVSCAGLSPASEPTTVPATVNLTISSSSYGSQPPGPSLITEYSQEQLNTMTSTIPNSQIQEPLLKPSHESRKDSAKRAVQDDLLLSSAKRQKHCQPASLRLESMSLMSRTPDTISDQTQMMVSQLPPNSSNSVVPVSNPAHGDGLTRLFPPANNFVAPALRQSEVQCGSQPSVAEQQQTQASQHLQALQQHVPAQGVPHLHSNHLYIKQQQQQQQQAGQLRERHHLYPMQHHVPHAESSVHSQPHNVHQQRTLQQEVQMQKKRNLVQGTQASQLSLQAKHHGTDQSRSKSGQPHPHHQQLQQQMQQHFGSSQTEKSCENPSATRNHHNRPQNHLNQDIMHQQQEVGSRQQGSGVSSEHVSGHNPMQRLLTSRGLEQQMVSQPSIVTRSSDMTCTPHRPERNRVSSYSAEALIGKTSSNSEQRMGISIQGSRVSDQLEMRSYLDVPRNKSLAIHNMQGRVDHAVASDIRLSDCQTFKTSGASQQPQSNFEVQSSRNNEIGNPVSSLRSMQSQAFRISQNTGPPPTDRQKRLPYPPVQTIPTGNGIPSRDSENACHQSFMQSLLAPHLSDQVIGSQRSLSEHQRNTQCGPSSAIEYNCPPTHENVHIRRESESQNRESCDMSLGAINTRNSTLNIPFSSSSSSGDIQGRNTSPNVSVQKSNPMRITDSQATKGHMNPPVTTNMHGVARPALPPPSVSHGNADQGPPVRQANSSVPQRSRHPLQDSSGSKIRQPERNRSGNQRQSNVFDPSLPHLPLPAGGSMILGRQQPAAEKRGSIVRFMPDSSQVPNDNPGPDQHTLSQNFGFSFIPEGGMNPPINANASFIPQVTQPSATRTPALIPVDPQNTLPSFYPPYSPAHPTLSNDISIPYFSNQMFSNPSTEKVNSGSLNNRFGSILSPPRPVGFAQPSFPLLPDMPPMHMTNSHLSNFNMTSLFPEIATALPDGSAMSPLLTIANSSASDSSKQSSNRPAHNISHILGHDCSSAV